In one uncultured Devosia sp. genomic region, the following are encoded:
- a CDS encoding superoxide dismutase, whose translation MQVLTRSLTVAAIAFATVPALAQTTSPFTLPDLPYEYGALQPVISAETMELHHGKHHQSYVDKLNEAIKGGDAPVTATLEELVGAAGTYPPAIRNNAGGHWNHTFFWETMAPADGVGEASSDLTSAIETVYGSMDDFKAEFEAKGAAQFGSGWVWLIVNEAGQLEITSTPNQDNPLMDVAEVKGTPILGNDVWEHAYYLTYNNRRAEYLSTWWDVVNWSEVSERYQDALAE comes from the coding sequence ATGCAGGTTCTGACCCGTTCGCTGACCGTCGCGGCTATCGCTTTTGCGACAGTGCCGGCTCTGGCACAGACGACATCGCCGTTTACCTTGCCTGATCTGCCCTATGAATATGGCGCTCTACAGCCAGTGATCAGTGCTGAAACAATGGAGCTGCACCACGGCAAGCACCATCAGAGTTATGTGGATAAGCTCAACGAAGCCATCAAGGGCGGAGATGCGCCGGTAACGGCAACGCTGGAGGAATTGGTTGGCGCGGCAGGTACCTATCCCCCCGCTATTCGCAACAATGCCGGCGGGCACTGGAACCACACTTTCTTCTGGGAGACCATGGCGCCAGCAGACGGTGTCGGCGAAGCCAGCTCCGATCTGACCTCGGCCATCGAAACCGTCTATGGCTCGATGGACGATTTTAAGGCCGAATTCGAAGCCAAGGGCGCAGCCCAGTTCGGTTCCGGCTGGGTCTGGCTGATCGTCAACGAGGCGGGCCAGCTCGAAATTACCTCGACGCCCAACCAGGATAATCCTCTGATGGATGTCGCCGAGGTCAAGGGCACGCCGATCCTAGGCAACGATGTTTGGGAGCACGCCTATTACCTGACTTACAACAACCGCCGGGCCGAATATCTCAGCACGTGGTGGGATGTGGTGAACTGGTCCGAGGTGTCCGAGCGCTACCAGGACGCTTTGGCGGAATAA
- a CDS encoding calcium-binding protein, giving the protein MTAADTGSTAAELPRGRIVKNAGTIATHGGGVLLGSAGLFGGLTQIAIPTGSDLWHSSGWLFVVGGVAIGAACMIAGGLLGSNRLKWLGNGAGIAIGALLVGAAESVAGASDLVPSAGTVQATVVSELMRDAGTGYYRLPDSNCSLYATHDDERSISSNAFKVVPDDISAGAVVVSATTESGEVALDEGSATVRGRYGMLTIQANGDYTYTLQDTEGSQGEFESFPIRVRLAGGDMGEKAVNITIPTYEYLGYVNEAHQYEYYGTSGNDTLTGTSGVDTMMASDGNDWLFGKDGNDTIFGGPGNDIVTGGLGEDQLFGEDGDDRIYAGERDQFGLGGKSLLDGGNGDDFLVGNAEGSVLLGGRGDDVLVSPYNNDAMTGGSGADIFALSRPGWTASQITDFSVGQRDKLDLTRVFGDRPAITLANLQAVLRTEQMDQNTMLYARNDVGTEKLLATLQGIQTQLPALFATGALQFGGQYFNECDCE; this is encoded by the coding sequence ATGACCGCTGCAGACACCGGCTCTACCGCTGCTGAATTACCTCGCGGCAGAATAGTAAAAAACGCGGGAACGATTGCAACGCACGGCGGGGGCGTGCTTCTCGGATCTGCGGGCCTTTTCGGCGGCCTTACCCAGATCGCAATTCCCACCGGCAGTGACCTGTGGCACTCCAGTGGCTGGCTATTCGTTGTAGGCGGCGTGGCGATTGGGGCGGCCTGTATGATCGCAGGCGGGCTCCTGGGCAGCAACAGGTTGAAGTGGCTAGGCAACGGAGCAGGTATCGCGATTGGCGCGCTGCTAGTTGGCGCAGCCGAGAGCGTCGCGGGCGCGTCGGATTTGGTCCCCAGCGCAGGGACTGTACAAGCGACGGTCGTTAGCGAACTGATGCGGGACGCCGGCACTGGGTACTACAGACTGCCCGACAGCAATTGCAGCCTGTATGCGACGCATGATGACGAGAGATCTATCAGCTCCAACGCTTTCAAGGTTGTCCCTGACGACATAAGCGCTGGCGCGGTTGTGGTTAGCGCAACCACCGAGAGCGGCGAAGTTGCGCTTGACGAAGGCAGCGCAACAGTTCGCGGGCGCTATGGCATGCTTACGATCCAAGCCAATGGCGACTACACATATACCTTGCAAGACACCGAAGGCAGTCAGGGTGAGTTCGAAAGCTTCCCAATCCGAGTGCGCCTGGCCGGAGGCGATATGGGCGAAAAGGCCGTAAACATCACCATCCCGACCTACGAGTACTTGGGATACGTGAATGAAGCTCACCAGTACGAATACTATGGCACCTCTGGGAATGACACGCTGACTGGAACGAGCGGCGTTGATACCATGATGGCGTCTGACGGGAACGACTGGCTGTTTGGCAAGGACGGTAACGACACAATCTTTGGCGGTCCCGGCAATGACATCGTCACCGGAGGCTTGGGAGAAGACCAGCTCTTTGGCGAGGATGGCGACGATCGTATCTACGCTGGCGAACGAGATCAGTTTGGCCTTGGCGGCAAGTCGTTGCTGGACGGCGGCAATGGAGACGACTTCCTTGTTGGAAACGCGGAGGGCAGCGTTCTGCTGGGAGGGCGTGGCGACGACGTTCTGGTTTCCCCTTACAACAACGACGCGATGACTGGCGGATCGGGCGCAGACATTTTTGCACTGTCCAGGCCCGGATGGACTGCGAGCCAGATCACAGACTTTAGTGTGGGGCAGCGCGACAAGCTGGATCTCACGCGGGTATTCGGCGACCGACCAGCAATAACCCTAGCAAATTTGCAAGCCGTGTTGCGGACCGAACAGATGGACCAAAATACAATGCTTTACGCCAGAAACGATGTCGGCACAGAAAAGCTCTTGGCAACGCTCCAAGGTATTCAGACGCAGCTCCCCGCACTCTTCGCAACTGGCGCGCTTCAGTTCGGAGGTCAATATTTCAACGAATGCGATTGTGAGTAG
- a CDS encoding tyrosine-type recombinase/integrase codes for MGISQYDPAAAGRPAWNAGRQVGAKRALKIRQIWSIRFFLDREGRMRDRALFDLALDSKLRGCDLVKIKIGTLVAGPTIRSRSMVIQQKTGRPVQFEITADTRASLLAWLERRGGNVDDFAFPSRIHPEDHLSTRQYARLVDEWVTAIGLTPEEYGAHSLRRTKASLIYKATGNLRAIQILLGHSKIENTVRYLGVDVDDALSLSEATEI; via the coding sequence ATGGGTATCTCACAATATGACCCTGCCGCTGCAGGGAGACCCGCTTGGAACGCTGGTAGGCAAGTCGGCGCCAAACGCGCTTTGAAAATTAGGCAGATATGGTCGATCCGATTCTTTCTCGATCGGGAAGGTCGCATGCGAGATCGAGCCCTGTTCGACCTCGCGCTCGACAGCAAGCTCCGAGGCTGCGACTTGGTGAAAATCAAGATTGGCACGCTGGTGGCGGGACCGACCATCCGATCTCGATCGATGGTGATACAGCAGAAGACGGGAAGACCAGTTCAGTTTGAGATCACCGCTGACACGAGGGCCAGCCTGCTCGCCTGGCTCGAACGACGAGGTGGCAACGTCGATGATTTCGCATTTCCGAGCCGCATACATCCCGAAGACCACCTCAGCACTCGGCAGTATGCACGACTGGTCGACGAGTGGGTGACTGCTATCGGTCTTACGCCAGAGGAATATGGGGCCCATTCGCTTCGTCGAACCAAGGCGTCGCTCATCTACAAGGCCACAGGAAATTTGCGGGCCATTCAAATCCTGCTTGGTCACAGCAAGATCGAGAACACAGTTCGCTATCTCGGCGTAGACGTCGACGACGCCCTATCGCTGTCTGAGGCCACGGAAATCTGA
- a CDS encoding AAA family ATPase yields the protein MSTPPKPPLQLKATCLGPVAKLDAPLSKNARNMIYARNGTGKSFITRALRYLDMHGQQGDISEAAFNLVSEESVDGRGSFSLTQGPFAVGSLTLDNSNSSVSASCPDRIFHVFSDDFVHAELRQNNYDMDGNIESEITLDQDNIDTKDVEKRLETKQKDFAKSRLELHSLLETQKTEELVQKASINRQLREYQYIGVDRLIALTEQPSLPQRSFKTVLSDLDALKSIPAEPDYPSGQNQVVIDPGTLRVVDMLLSQITSPSTVSEHIKTLLESNPTFFETGLEMLDHNGDGDCPFCKQSVTHPPAKDRIELYLAYFADAEGKHKAELRTAWSNVKALRSTVSDRVASVARQALKFEALRKLVPSQRSVELPDISDVANTLDASFEAYLLAVQTKGTSPSSEVAIPEHEIFSRLDELNAHIAAYNAAFSNLSAAVRKSDDERKALHREACLTFSVDFSHSNWAAIAAIHLLDQEALAAEAELKALKKSQVSTSVKERVAQTFELLISSFFGNKYSFDRAEFVLRRDSKKMARGASRTLSDGEKTAIAFCYFLACAHKKVKQTSDYAKLFFVFDDPITSMSYDFVFSIAQTLKNMSISNGGDFSINPADIGGGRRPELLVLTHSSYFYNICVTNRIIEKEAAFFLYKAGAEHKLANRAKYVAPFEEHLKEIVEVHGGREANHTTGNAVRCVLEAIGRFCHPDKSESLSDFIKFLAGEENFTIKSVLINNLSHGTYYDETPSPEELQEACSEAILIVERYARGQLELVRLMSAANATIEA from the coding sequence ATGTCAACACCACCGAAGCCGCCTTTGCAGCTAAAGGCAACGTGTTTAGGGCCGGTCGCAAAACTGGATGCGCCGCTAAGCAAGAATGCGCGCAATATGATTTATGCACGCAATGGTACAGGCAAGTCGTTTATCACACGCGCGCTTCGCTACTTAGATATGCACGGGCAGCAAGGGGATATATCTGAGGCTGCCTTCAATCTTGTGTCGGAAGAGTCAGTTGACGGGCGCGGCAGTTTTTCTCTGACGCAAGGTCCATTTGCCGTTGGGTCTCTGACGCTTGATAACAGTAATTCTAGCGTCTCAGCCTCATGCCCTGATCGAATTTTCCACGTCTTTTCAGACGACTTTGTCCACGCAGAGCTTCGCCAGAACAACTATGACATGGATGGAAATATTGAGAGTGAAATCACGCTCGACCAGGACAACATCGACACGAAGGACGTAGAGAAGCGGCTGGAGACCAAACAAAAGGATTTCGCAAAATCTCGCTTGGAACTCCACAGCCTATTGGAGACGCAAAAAACCGAGGAGTTGGTCCAAAAGGCTTCGATCAATCGCCAGCTTCGCGAATATCAGTATATCGGCGTTGACCGTCTCATTGCGCTAACCGAGCAGCCATCCTTGCCACAGCGCTCATTCAAGACCGTTCTAAGTGACCTCGACGCTCTTAAGTCGATCCCTGCGGAGCCCGATTATCCATCGGGGCAAAACCAGGTCGTGATTGATCCGGGTACTTTGCGCGTCGTTGACATGCTCTTGTCGCAGATCACATCTCCCTCGACTGTTTCAGAGCACATCAAGACGCTGCTTGAGAGCAATCCGACGTTCTTCGAGACGGGCCTCGAAATGCTCGATCATAACGGCGATGGCGATTGTCCTTTCTGCAAGCAATCAGTGACCCACCCGCCTGCAAAGGATCGCATAGAGCTTTATCTTGCCTACTTTGCTGACGCTGAGGGGAAGCATAAGGCGGAGCTTCGCACTGCATGGAGCAATGTTAAGGCTTTAAGATCGACGGTGAGCGATCGTGTCGCGTCCGTTGCCAGGCAAGCACTAAAGTTTGAGGCGCTCCGCAAGCTCGTGCCTTCGCAGCGATCCGTTGAGCTTCCCGACATTAGCGATGTCGCTAATACCCTTGACGCATCTTTCGAGGCCTATCTTCTGGCCGTTCAAACGAAAGGCACGTCGCCCTCTTCGGAAGTGGCAATTCCAGAGCACGAGATCTTCTCCCGCCTAGATGAACTGAACGCTCACATTGCTGCTTACAATGCGGCTTTCTCAAATCTGTCTGCGGCAGTGAGAAAATCCGACGACGAACGGAAAGCTCTCCATCGAGAAGCTTGCCTTACGTTCTCAGTGGATTTTTCTCACTCGAATTGGGCGGCCATCGCGGCAATCCATTTGCTCGACCAAGAGGCCTTAGCCGCCGAGGCTGAGTTGAAGGCTCTAAAAAAGTCGCAAGTCTCCACCAGCGTTAAAGAACGTGTAGCCCAAACCTTTGAGCTTCTCATCTCCAGTTTCTTCGGGAACAAATATTCCTTTGACCGTGCCGAGTTCGTTCTTCGCAGGGACAGTAAGAAAATGGCGCGCGGTGCAAGCCGCACGTTGAGCGACGGCGAGAAGACCGCTATCGCGTTTTGCTATTTCCTGGCTTGCGCGCACAAGAAGGTTAAGCAGACATCGGACTACGCGAAGCTGTTTTTCGTGTTCGACGATCCGATTACTTCAATGTCCTACGACTTCGTTTTCTCCATCGCGCAGACGCTCAAGAACATGAGCATCAGCAACGGCGGAGATTTCTCGATCAATCCGGCAGACATTGGCGGCGGGAGAAGGCCTGAGCTGCTGGTGCTCACGCACAGCAGCTACTTCTACAATATCTGCGTTACCAATCGGATCATTGAGAAAGAAGCTGCCTTCTTCCTTTACAAAGCCGGAGCTGAACACAAGCTCGCCAATCGGGCAAAATATGTTGCACCTTTTGAGGAGCACCTGAAAGAAATTGTGGAAGTGCACGGCGGCCGAGAGGCAAATCACACCACTGGAAATGCCGTTCGATGCGTACTCGAAGCAATCGGACGATTCTGCCACCCCGATAAATCGGAGTCACTCTCAGACTTTATCAAGTTTCTTGCGGGTGAAGAGAATTTTACTATCAAGAGCGTTCTCATAAACAATCTCTCGCATGGCACTTACTACGACGAAACGCCAAGTCCCGAAGAGCTGCAGGAGGCGTGCAGTGAAGCGATCCTTATCGTAGAGCGCTATGCGCGCGGGCAATTGGAGCTTGTACGCTTGATGTCAGCTGCGAATGCCACGATTGAGGCTTAG
- a CDS encoding MFS transporter, producing MATVATNPATSIAGETTLSVIVAVSVCHLINDIMQSLLSAIYPILKDNYGLDYVQIGLLTLTFQCVASLLQPAIGMYTDKRPLPYSLPFGMASSFVGLLILGFAQTYPMLLLGAAFVGLGSAIFHPESSRVARLASGGRFGLAQSLFQVGGNAGSAIGPLLAAFVVLPRGQWSVSLMGIGSLLGIFILWRVGAWYADHQRANAGKPVASKTLLFDKRTTVVALAVLTVLTLTKNAYMSGLSSYYTFFLIDKFAVPVQDAQLLLFVYLGASALGVFLGGPIGDRFGPKFVIWFSILGVLPFTLFLPYADLTWTVILTILIGLIFSSAFSAIVVFAQELMPGRVGMIAGIFFGFAFGAGGIAAAALGALADFTSIEHVFWLCSFLPLAGLLTIFLPDMHAGSKRQQR from the coding sequence ATGGCTACCGTTGCGACCAATCCGGCGACTTCGATCGCAGGAGAGACCACACTGTCCGTCATCGTCGCGGTCAGCGTCTGTCACCTCATCAACGACATCATGCAGTCGCTGCTGTCGGCCATCTACCCCATCCTCAAGGACAACTATGGGCTGGACTATGTGCAGATCGGGCTGCTGACGCTCACATTTCAATGCGTGGCCTCGCTGCTCCAGCCGGCGATCGGCATGTACACCGACAAGCGTCCGCTGCCCTATTCCCTGCCCTTCGGAATGGCGTCCAGCTTTGTGGGGCTTCTCATCCTGGGCTTTGCGCAGACGTATCCGATGCTTCTGCTCGGCGCCGCGTTCGTGGGTCTTGGGTCGGCGATATTTCACCCGGAGTCGAGCCGCGTCGCACGCCTGGCGTCTGGCGGCAGGTTCGGCCTGGCACAATCGCTATTCCAGGTAGGTGGGAATGCCGGTTCGGCTATAGGACCGCTGCTGGCAGCATTCGTCGTGCTTCCTCGCGGTCAGTGGAGCGTCAGCCTCATGGGCATCGGCTCGCTGCTGGGCATCTTTATTTTGTGGCGAGTGGGCGCTTGGTACGCCGACCATCAAAGGGCCAACGCGGGAAAGCCAGTCGCGAGCAAAACGCTTCTTTTCGATAAGCGTACGACGGTAGTTGCCTTGGCCGTGCTCACCGTCCTGACTTTGACGAAGAACGCCTACATGTCAGGCCTTTCGAGCTATTACACATTCTTCCTGATCGATAAGTTCGCCGTTCCGGTCCAGGATGCTCAACTGCTGCTGTTCGTCTATCTCGGAGCATCCGCTCTCGGCGTTTTCCTGGGCGGACCGATTGGTGACCGCTTCGGTCCCAAGTTCGTCATCTGGTTTTCGATCCTCGGCGTCCTGCCCTTCACCCTCTTCCTGCCCTATGCCGACCTAACATGGACGGTCATCCTCACGATCCTGATCGGTCTCATCTTTTCCTCGGCATTCTCGGCAATCGTCGTATTCGCCCAGGAGTTGATGCCGGGACGGGTGGGAATGATCGCCGGCATCTTTTTTGGTTTTGCATTCGGCGCCGGCGGCATAGCAGCAGCGGCCCTCGGTGCACTTGCCGATTTCACCAGCATCGAACACGTCTTCTGGCTTTGCTCGTTTCTACCGCTGGCAGGACTGCTGACGATATTTTTGCCAGATATGCATGCAGGGTCAAAACGACAGCAGAGATGA
- a CDS encoding MarR family transcriptional regulator — METPASPKSVTHRIHEGLERIATALRADDWLSARAAGVNPTQFAIMSVLEGRSEGASVRMIADQLGVSQPSATDSISALERKGYVLRSASAADRRSVIVGLTTEGQAALAAAHSTRSVAEQAAGALDADQQEALLVSLVTMIRHLQESGNIPIQRMCVSCRHFRPYAHADAAQPHHCNFVDAAFGQQDLRIDCREHETADPSVRAATWSAFQQDHSHNPPGI, encoded by the coding sequence ATGGAAACTCCTGCTTCACCCAAGTCCGTAACGCACCGTATCCACGAAGGCCTGGAGCGCATCGCTACGGCGTTGCGTGCGGATGACTGGTTGAGTGCCCGCGCTGCCGGGGTTAACCCGACGCAGTTTGCCATAATGTCGGTGCTCGAGGGTCGGTCCGAGGGGGCGAGCGTGCGCATGATCGCCGATCAGCTCGGCGTATCGCAGCCTTCCGCGACCGACTCGATTTCGGCGCTCGAGCGTAAGGGATACGTCTTGCGCAGCGCCTCTGCCGCCGATCGCCGATCCGTCATTGTCGGGCTGACGACGGAAGGACAGGCTGCGCTCGCTGCTGCGCACTCGACACGCAGCGTAGCTGAGCAGGCAGCAGGGGCACTCGATGCAGATCAGCAGGAAGCTCTATTGGTTTCGCTGGTCACCATGATCCGGCACCTTCAGGAGTCCGGCAATATTCCCATCCAACGTATGTGCGTCAGCTGCCGGCATTTCCGGCCATACGCTCATGCTGATGCGGCCCAGCCCCATCACTGTAATTTCGTGGACGCAGCCTTCGGACAGCAGGATCTGCGCATCGATTGCCGCGAACACGAAACCGCCGATCCTTCAGTCCGGGCTGCCACCTGGTCTGCATTTCAACAGGATCATTCTCACAACCCTCCAGGCATTTAA
- a CDS encoding carboxymuconolactone decarboxylase family protein — protein sequence MNRITLITPADATGSVEQSFAEIKSAFGVVPNMFKAVANSPAALASMWGAFGALGGGTLGAKLGEQIAVAIADRNNCNYCLAAHTGLGRKAGATAEEMAEAQAGRSPDPRTAAALAFAIALVDKRGAVEAQEVSDLAAAGFDEGEIVEIVAHVALNLFTNYVNVALDVPVDFPGVKLTRAA from the coding sequence ATGAACAGAATTACCCTTATCACCCCAGCCGACGCAACCGGCTCGGTCGAACAGAGCTTTGCAGAGATCAAGTCGGCCTTTGGCGTCGTGCCCAACATGTTCAAGGCCGTCGCCAATTCTCCCGCAGCACTTGCCAGCATGTGGGGCGCATTTGGTGCTCTGGGCGGCGGCACGCTCGGCGCCAAGCTGGGTGAGCAGATTGCAGTCGCTATCGCTGACCGCAACAACTGCAACTATTGCCTGGCGGCGCACACCGGCCTCGGCAGAAAGGCCGGTGCCACCGCCGAGGAAATGGCTGAAGCGCAGGCCGGTCGGTCCCCCGATCCACGCACCGCTGCTGCCCTTGCCTTCGCCATTGCGTTGGTCGACAAGCGCGGCGCAGTGGAAGCCCAGGAGGTTTCCGACCTGGCTGCCGCCGGGTTCGACGAAGGCGAAATCGTCGAGATCGTCGCCCATGTCGCGCTTAATCTCTTCACCAATTACGTGAATGTTGCGCTTGATGTGCCGGTGGACTTTCCCGGTGTGAAGCTCACCCGGGCGGCCTGA
- a CDS encoding glutamine amidotransferase gives MSTATILRHIAFEDLGSLAPVLVELGYVLTYRSVGDADFLDFDPTAPDLLVVLGGPVGVYEDAVYPFLVGEKQKIAARISNGLPTLGICLGAQLIAAALGAEVFPSGTKEIGFSRLTLSKGGAQGPLRHLDGVPVLHWHGDTYDLPPAADHLAATDAVHQQAFAVGRHVLGLQFHAEVDARAGFERWLVGHANELAAANIDIPALRADARTFGE, from the coding sequence ATGTCAACTGCCACAATCCTGCGCCACATCGCATTCGAGGATCTGGGTAGCCTTGCGCCAGTGCTCGTCGAATTGGGCTACGTCTTAACCTACCGCAGCGTGGGCGATGCCGACTTCCTCGACTTCGATCCCACTGCGCCCGATCTGCTGGTGGTTCTGGGCGGTCCTGTCGGCGTCTATGAGGACGCGGTCTATCCGTTTCTCGTGGGGGAGAAACAGAAGATTGCGGCTCGTATCTCAAATGGCTTGCCAACGCTCGGCATCTGCCTCGGCGCACAGTTGATCGCAGCAGCGCTCGGAGCGGAAGTCTTTCCTTCGGGGACTAAAGAGATAGGCTTTTCGCGACTGACCCTCTCCAAAGGCGGCGCGCAGGGGCCATTGCGTCACCTCGATGGGGTCCCCGTTCTCCACTGGCACGGCGATACCTACGATCTCCCACCGGCTGCCGACCATCTCGCCGCGACAGACGCGGTTCATCAGCAGGCCTTCGCCGTTGGCCGTCACGTGCTTGGCCTGCAGTTTCATGCCGAGGTGGACGCCCGGGCGGGCTTTGAGCGCTGGCTGGTCGGCCACGCCAATGAACTCGCAGCAGCCAACATCGATATTCCCGCGCTTCGGGCTGACGCCAGGACCTTTGGCGAGTAG
- a CDS encoding MOSC domain-containing protein, translating to MAVPLQALLIGSVKPLGQRTAPSGIDKKCVERPLFLDARGFSGDAQGDTRHHGGPDKAVHHYAGEHYSMWKIELGEREPLNRPGAFGENLATLGLTEDQVAIGDVFALGKAIVEVSQGRQPCWKLNERFGVPDMAQRVQGTGRTGWYYRVLQPGEVSPRDSLSLLHRNAPERTIRRIWRAFYVHTLDLNELERIAALPKLADSWRKHAARRLQTGRVEDWTHRLTGEERH from the coding sequence ATCGCTGTTCCGCTTCAGGCGCTGCTCATCGGATCCGTCAAACCGCTCGGCCAGCGGACTGCGCCAAGCGGCATCGACAAAAAGTGCGTCGAACGCCCGCTTTTCCTCGATGCGCGAGGATTTTCCGGCGATGCCCAGGGGGATACTCGCCATCATGGCGGGCCCGATAAGGCCGTGCATCACTATGCCGGCGAGCATTATTCGATGTGGAAAATAGAACTGGGTGAACGTGAACCGCTGAATCGCCCGGGTGCTTTCGGAGAAAATCTTGCAACCTTAGGATTGACGGAAGACCAAGTGGCGATCGGAGATGTCTTCGCGCTGGGAAAGGCGATCGTCGAAGTCAGCCAAGGGCGGCAGCCATGCTGGAAGCTCAACGAGCGCTTTGGGGTTCCGGATATGGCGCAGCGGGTGCAGGGAACCGGGCGAACGGGGTGGTATTATCGTGTCCTGCAGCCGGGCGAGGTTTCGCCCCGCGATAGCCTATCGCTTTTGCATCGGAACGCGCCGGAGCGGACCATCAGGCGGATATGGAGAGCGTTCTATGTGCACACGCTCGATTTGAATGAACTCGAACGGATCGCCGCGCTTCCTAAGCTCGCGGATAGCTGGCGTAAGCACGCCGCCCGTCGTCTGCAGACCGGGCGGGTCGAAGATTGGACGCACCGGCTTACCGGAGAGGAAAGACATTGA
- a CDS encoding GNAT family N-acetyltransferase has protein sequence MMPDQLESKGGRLLLRRPIASDLDRLFEIYVDPQTNLYNPFPMTSWSEAAATLDGWLDHWAEHYFGLWAIAEIEHPEQVLGFGGLSWRIIDGSSRFNLGYRFAREAWGRGYATEMGQTALVQAFGALHADAVYAYVRPANAPSIRVLGRLGMTLAWTFDDVKGEVPSLVYRALPI, from the coding sequence ATGATGCCTGACCAGCTTGAAAGCAAGGGTGGACGACTCCTTCTCCGCCGGCCGATAGCCAGCGATCTGGATCGGCTATTCGAGATATATGTCGATCCGCAAACCAATCTATACAATCCGTTCCCCATGACATCATGGAGCGAAGCAGCTGCAACGCTCGACGGTTGGCTTGACCATTGGGCCGAACACTACTTCGGGCTCTGGGCCATAGCTGAGATCGAGCACCCCGAACAGGTGCTCGGCTTCGGCGGTCTGAGCTGGAGGATCATCGATGGCAGCAGCAGGTTCAACTTGGGATATCGCTTCGCACGGGAGGCTTGGGGGAGGGGGTACGCAACTGAAATGGGCCAGACAGCTCTGGTCCAAGCATTCGGAGCGCTACATGCGGACGCCGTCTATGCCTACGTGCGGCCGGCCAATGCGCCCTCGATCCGCGTACTCGGACGTCTGGGAATGACGTTGGCATGGACCTTTGACGACGTGAAAGGCGAAGTCCCCAGTTTGGTCTATCGAGCGCTGCCGATCTGA